A genomic region of Colletotrichum destructivum chromosome 1, complete sequence contains the following coding sequences:
- a CDS encoding Putative chitin synthase, nucleotide-diphospho-sugar transferase, whose translation MRHPPAPPPPIGESSRPPLSPLSGATTPARSQRSLSIPRPFGSRIQSQGSSVVGFTTEDLPFGVRTPGSFGHRSWQSRGGESAASFQSSVMQEEAKLRWDSDSELKMVSKSLLRFQKWCLLIGLLCINAALIYVSFTYHVAHYFFMVLLSSNTVLQFIMIVFILGHFLFKTIFFCFRRKEKVPETPERMVMLLPCYNETLEELTRSLDSLVVQKNIDDHPRMIFIVVDGNVKGAGMAKTTQEYLLQDILEPGPTRFFENGYRARDGLFMPTKIQTGYYKGIPYVFVGKRYNQGKRDSLCFARSFLYHFHKRSINVMTMFSNELFEHLGNAFVSQGIDNAEYLVGMDADTVFDEYCIWEMLREIRKNPKLVGVCGHVCVDYDGRNWGLWSLYQSVEYSQTQGLRRMFQSRITGKVNCLPGCCQLIKIDEATFGDEVLRQRFGYCPKPNDLMTQHIMGNYSEDSIHASIIFSLFPQRQTAQALRAKAFTIVPQDWKVFLSQRKRWALGSISNEFVMIFRPGIIPIERLQSIIAVMTWFITPFIMAAVIALIIILIRRGDELVRDPVFMSLFALLLFRYIYSFCIGFWLPRNMLERMQYFVGYFFHLCTSPFLNMIILGYSLVYSDDFKWGKTREVVKGDDEKVDAEGGRGTL comes from the exons ATGCGTCACCCGCCTGCACCCCCTCCACCCATTGGGGAGAGCAGCCGCCCTCCCCTGTCTCCCCTCTCTGGAGCAACAACACCAGCTCGCAGCCAGCGTAGTCTGTCTATTCCGCGGCCCTTTGGATCTCGAATCCAGTCGCAGGGCTCG TCTGTTGTTGGTTTCACCACGGAAGACTTGCCCTTTGGCGTCCGTACACCCGGTTCCTTCGGCCATCGATCATGGCAATCTCGCGGAGGCGagtccgccgcctccttccaGTCGTCTGTTATGCAAGAGGAGGCAAAACTCAGGTGGGACTCTGACTCGGAGCTGAAAATGGTGTCCAAGTCCCTGTTGAGGTTCCAGAAGTGGTGCCTGCTCATCGGCCTGCTCTGTATCAATGCGGCGCTCATCTATGTGTCGTTCACGTACCACGTCGCCCACTACTTTTTCATGGTTCTGCTCAGCTCCAACACGGTGCTTCAGTTCATCATGatcgtcttcatccttgGTCACTTTCTCTTCAAAaccatcttcttctgcttccgCCGCAAGGAGAAGGTGCCGGAAACCCCCGAGAGAATGGTCATGCTTCTGCCCTGCTACAACGAGACCCTGGAGGAGCTCACCAGGTCCCTGGACTCTCTCGTCGTGCAGAAGAACATTGACGACCACCCGCGCATGATCTTCATCGTTGTCGATGGTAACGTCAAGGGCGCTGGCATGGCCAAGACCACCCAGGAGTATCTCCTCCAGGACATCCTCGAGCCTGGTCCGACGCGCTTCTTCGAGAACGGCTACCgcgcccgcgacggcctCTTCATGCCGACCAAAATCCAGACCGGTTACTACAAGGGCATCCCGTACGTCTTCGTCGGCAAGCGTTACAACCAGGGCAAGCGTGACAGCCTTTGCTTTGCTCGTTCATTCCTGTACCACTTCCACAAGCGCTCCATCAACGTCATGACCATGTTCAGCAACGAGCTGTTCGAGCACCTGGGCAACGCCTTCGTCTCCCAGGGTATCGATAACGCCGAGTACCTGGTCGGAATGGACGCCGACACTGTGTTTGACGAGTACTGTATCTGGGAGATGTTGAGGGAGATCCGCAAGAACCCcaagctcgtcggcgtctgCGGCCACGTCTGCGTCGACTACGACGGCAGGAACTGGGGTCTCTGGTCGCTGTACCAGTCGGTCGAGTACTCGCAGACCCAGGGTCTCCGTCGCATGTTCCAGTCGCGCATCACCGGAAAGGTCAACTGTCTCCCTGGATGTTGTCAGCTGATCAAGATCGACGAGGCCACCTTTGGCGACGAAGTCCTCCGCCAGCGGTTCGGATACTGCCCCAAGCCCAACGACCTCATGACGCAGCACATCATGGGCAACTACTCCGAAGACTCGATCCACGCCAGCATCATCTTTTCGCTCTTCCCTCAGCGCCAGACCGCCCAGGCCCTCCGCGCCAAGGCTTTCACCATCGTGCCCCAGGACTGGAAGGTTTTCCTGTCGCAGCGCAAGCGTTGGGCCCTCGGCTCCATTTCTAACGAGTTCGTCATGATCTTCCGCCCCGGCATCATCCCTATCGAGCGTCTCCAGTCCATCATCGCTGTCATGACCTGGTTCATCACTCCcttcatcatggccgccgtcatcgctTTGATCATCATTCTCatccgccgcggcgacgagcttgtcCGAGACCCGGTTTTCATGTCGTTGTTCGCTCTTCTCCTGTTCAGATAC ATCTACTCCTTCTGCATCGGTTTCTGGCTGCCGAGAAACATGCTCGAGCGCATGCAATACTTCGTGGGCTACTTCTTCCACCTCTGCACGTCGCCGTTCCTCAACATGATCATTCTCGGATACTCGCTCGTGTACTCTGACGATTTCAAGTGGGGTAAGACccgcgaggtcgtcaagggagacgacgagaaggtcgacgccgagggcggaCGTGGCACTCTTTGA
- a CDS encoding Putative chitin-binding, type 1, NodB domain, glycoside hydrolase/deacetylase, beta/alpha-barrel, with amino-acid sequence MHFTTLVFAASCGLVAAHGGDGLPLPNIMAGRGAMQDFTSARRQIQRRAAHVEPVREASELEKRQSVGRCGPNFNNQVCDSGYCCSSAGWCGQGYLYCSAPSCMIEYGPACDANIRPDGPDTANVARPKIGAVPYGKAIYHCERYGDIALTFDDGPYIYTEDLLNKLKVYNAKATFYITGNNLGKGKINDPATKWPALIKRMVAEGHQIASHTWSHQRLTTVSAEKFRNQMIYNEIAFADLLGYFPTYMRPPYSACDATCEGYLNDLGYHITYFNLDTEGYLHDSANLIESSKDIWDSKVEGKSPANNKWLHIEHDPVYQTVYNLTDHMLESLFRNGFRSVTVGDCLNDPKENWYRSVGNTPPSSSTRASTLAPGTTTSTSTTSALSTPTGSLTPSKDGRCGPKFGDTTCINEPGATCCSAAGWCGNTADHCGAACQPLYGNCQISSAKASTSSVRASSASTSRAPSASSSTLAPVPASSRTSTSVGASGTPVSPPLSTNGRCGTTQGGTTCIKEPGATCCSKYGWCGATADHCGAGCQAGFGTCSASK; translated from the exons ATGCATTTTACCACTCTCGTTTTTGCCGCAAGCTGTGGCCTGGTTGCAGCCCACGGTGGCGATGGACTGCCACTGCCCAACATAATGGCAGGCAGAGGTGCAATGCAAGACTTCACCTCGGCCCGCCGCCAGATTCAGCGTCGCGCTGCACACGTCGAGCCCGTCCGTGAGGCTTCGGAGCTGGAGAAGCGCCAGTCTGTGGGCCGTTGCGGTCCCAACTTCAACAATCAGGTCTGCGATTCCGGATACTGCTGTTCCAGCGCAGG TTGGTGTGGGCAAGGATACCTCTACTGTTCAGCGCCATCGTGCATGATCGAGTATGGTCCCGCGTGTGATGCCAACATCCGTCCCGACGGACCGGATACGGCGAATGTTGCTCGTCCCAAGATAGGCGCCGTTCCGTATGGCAAGGCCATCTACCACTGTGAGCGTTACGGCGATATCGCTCTCACTTTCGATGATGGCCCCTACATATACACTGAAGATCTCTTGAACAAGCTCAAG GTATACAACGCCAAGGCCACTTTCTACATCACGGGTAACAACCTGGGCAAGGGCAAGATTAATGACCCGGCCACCAAGTGGCCTGCTCTCATCAAG CGCATGGTTGCCGAAGGCCATCAGATCGCCAGCCACACCTGGTCGCACCAGAGACTCACCACCGTGAGCGCCGAGAAGTTCCGCAATCAGATGATCTACAATGAGATTGCTTTTGCCGACCTTCTGGGTTACTTCCCAACTTACATGAG ACCTCCTTACTCGGCCTGCGATGCCACCTGTGAAGGTTACTTGAATGACCTCGGGTACCACATCACCTACTTCAACCTCGACACCGAGGGCTACCTGCATGACAGCGCCAACTTGATCGAGAGCTCCAAGGACATCTGGGACAGCAAGGTTGAGGGCAAATCACCCGCCAACAACAAGTGGCTCCACATCGAGCATGACCCTGTTTACCAGACCGTCTACAACCTGACCGACCACATGCTTGAATCCCTCTTCCGCAACGGTTTCCGTTCCGTCACCGTCGGTGACTGCCTCAACGACCCCAAGGAGAACTGGTATCGCTCCGTCGGTAACACACCGCCTTCTAGCAGTACCCGTGCCTCCACCCTCGCccccggcaccaccacctccacctccaccacaTCCGCCTTGTCCACTCCTACGGGTAGCCTCACCCCTTCCAAGGACGGTCGCTGCGGACCCAAGTTTGGCGACACAACCTGCATCAACGAGCCCGGCGCGACCTGCTGCTCTGCCGCCGGCTGGTGCGGAAACACTGCTGACCACTGCGGCGCCGCCTGCCAGCCCCTCTACGGAAACTGCCAGATCTCGTCGGCCaaggcctcgacctcgagcgtCCGTGCCAGCTCTGCGTCGACGTCCCGCGCGCCGTCTGCGTCGTCTTCTACCCTGGCACCAGtccccgcctcctcccgcaCTAGCACCTCCGTAGGGGCTTCCGGCACGCCGGTGTCTCCTCCCTTGAGCACCAATGGCCGCTGCGGTACTACGCAGGGAGGTACTACGTGCATCAAAGAGCCCGGCGCGACGTGCTGCTCCAAGTACGGCTGGTGCGGCGCCACCGCGGATCATTGCGGCGCAGGATGCCAGGCTGGTTTCGGTACCTGCAGCGCGTCCAAATAA